A genomic window from Leptospiraceae bacterium includes:
- the greA gene encoding transcription elongation factor GreA, whose amino-acid sequence MSEHATVQGEKIQSPIEKLTALFNEEIYLRQDPGSIPVTKFKILDDLIESYQGNGHVDEAKEKIQEHLKDYPDSIFARYLHGIVSLVEEKVEDMSVLRSLLEVFKNYSKWTVVEHIADKILKFGDQRLALKYKAEALEKLNKNKELKPVLEKLARQDRKNPEVAKKYALSILHEDENKAMVYLKQAAEYFVRAKDYSQLDEIWPTIVEHSYEDIQFIEKIERILVSNREKARIVILLFPIIEIYKQYEDVDNVIFLLKKVLDHEPLSQKARNELIKWYKVKYQSHSLLDEFLKISEIGNNKKPIKACINNFERNIVFDTNNYVLHRNWGVGKIVSISSETDSIYVDFKDKENHKLSIQMAINSLKPLKKDHIWVQYYENPDEINALFQNDVAKFMVMLLTSQDDNKMVLSEIKTEVVEKFLKKSEDWSKWWTKAKQALKKDPFVGFNPKKKDEVIYRSKPITLSEELTEKFNALTDLNKKLDIALDALKDIEAAEDAFENFLHFYLDEENSKDPLRKILAYIFLDLAVAQTSPEEIPRMIKPQEMSSLIQSLEKEELLKISQEITNVEIKKEFVQIVLDSHSEAISILLDILYEVPIKVNKHVFSLLVSEKKFDELNQFIQNVMEQNKNYPEIFLWIAKSILTKSWNYEWLKISIKDLSLKLFRFLKPLVKIEPKGTKLKNSAMDIIFGSKNATLKDIISNSDNDTLRKFYVLFKEVSYINDPDKDKFLNLITESNPGFQWEDTVVVEEDEEDDINLYLPESGVLVTRKAYNERKEKFEYLVNVEMPENSRDIGEAQEKGDLRENAEYKAAMERQVQLRAELTKLEAELKSAKIIDLSDVKTSRIHIGCRVKLKNSETQEELNYAILGPWDTDTEKSIISYQSPLGMALLGKKQGDSAIVDFDGSKTEFLILEISRYTN is encoded by the coding sequence ATGTCCGAACACGCTACCGTTCAGGGAGAAAAAATTCAAAGTCCTATTGAAAAGCTTACCGCTTTGTTTAATGAGGAAATTTATCTCAGACAGGATCCGGGGTCTATTCCTGTTACTAAATTTAAAATTTTAGATGATTTAATCGAGTCTTACCAGGGAAATGGGCATGTTGACGAAGCCAAAGAAAAAATTCAGGAGCATTTGAAAGATTATCCGGATAGTATTTTTGCCCGTTATTTACATGGAATCGTATCTTTAGTAGAAGAGAAAGTGGAGGATATGAGTGTTTTACGTTCTCTTCTGGAAGTTTTTAAAAACTATTCAAAATGGACTGTTGTAGAACATATTGCAGATAAAATTTTAAAGTTTGGAGACCAGAGGCTTGCTTTAAAATATAAAGCGGAAGCCCTTGAAAAACTGAATAAAAATAAAGAGCTAAAGCCAGTTTTAGAAAAGCTCGCCAGGCAGGACAGAAAGAATCCTGAAGTAGCCAAGAAATACGCCTTATCTATTTTGCATGAAGATGAAAACAAGGCGATGGTCTATTTAAAGCAGGCCGCGGAATATTTTGTAAGAGCAAAAGACTACTCACAACTGGATGAGATCTGGCCTACTATCGTTGAGCATTCTTATGAAGATATACAATTCATTGAAAAAATTGAACGAATCCTGGTAAGTAACCGGGAAAAAGCTCGAATTGTCATCCTTCTTTTTCCTATTATTGAAATTTACAAGCAATATGAAGATGTAGATAATGTAATATTTCTATTGAAAAAGGTTTTGGATCATGAACCACTTTCTCAGAAGGCGAGGAATGAACTTATTAAATGGTATAAAGTAAAATACCAGAGCCATTCTCTTTTAGACGAGTTTTTAAAAATTTCTGAAATCGGAAATAATAAAAAGCCAATTAAAGCCTGTATCAATAACTTTGAGAGAAACATTGTATTTGATACAAACAATTATGTTTTACACAGAAACTGGGGTGTTGGCAAGATTGTTTCGATCAGCAGTGAAACAGATTCTATCTATGTAGATTTTAAAGATAAGGAAAATCATAAGTTATCCATACAAATGGCTATCAATAGCCTGAAGCCTCTTAAGAAAGATCATATATGGGTGCAATATTACGAAAATCCTGATGAGATCAATGCGCTTTTCCAAAATGATGTCGCGAAGTTTATGGTAATGTTGCTGACTTCTCAGGATGATAACAAGATGGTTTTGTCTGAGATAAAAACAGAAGTCGTCGAGAAGTTTCTTAAAAAATCAGAAGATTGGTCCAAGTGGTGGACAAAAGCCAAACAGGCTCTGAAAAAAGATCCTTTTGTAGGCTTTAATCCGAAGAAGAAAGATGAAGTGATCTACCGCAGCAAGCCTATCACGCTTTCAGAAGAGTTAACTGAAAAATTTAATGCCTTAACAGATTTGAATAAGAAGCTGGATATCGCTTTAGATGCACTTAAGGATATAGAAGCAGCTGAAGATGCCTTTGAGAACTTCCTGCATTTTTATCTGGATGAAGAGAATAGTAAAGATCCTCTACGTAAAATACTGGCCTATATCTTCTTAGATCTGGCTGTTGCCCAGACAAGCCCTGAAGAAATTCCGAGGATGATAAAACCACAGGAAATGTCTTCTCTTATTCAATCTCTTGAAAAAGAAGAACTATTAAAGATTTCTCAGGAGATAACTAACGTAGAGATTAAAAAAGAATTTGTTCAAATCGTTTTGGATTCTCATTCAGAAGCGATTTCAATTCTCCTCGATATTCTTTACGAAGTGCCTATAAAAGTAAATAAACATGTCTTTTCTCTTCTGGTATCTGAAAAGAAATTTGATGAACTGAATCAATTCATACAGAATGTGATGGAGCAGAATAAAAATTATCCTGAAATATTTTTATGGATAGCCAAGTCGATTTTGACTAAAAGCTGGAATTATGAGTGGTTAAAGATTTCAATTAAAGACCTTTCCTTGAAGCTTTTCCGCTTTTTAAAACCTCTGGTGAAAATAGAGCCCAAGGGTACCAAGCTGAAAAATAGTGCTATGGATATAATCTTTGGTAGTAAAAATGCTACTTTGAAAGATATTATCTCGAATTCTGATAACGATACTTTAAGAAAATTCTATGTTCTATTTAAAGAAGTTTCTTATATAAATGATCCGGATAAAGATAAGTTTTTAAACCTTATAACAGAATCGAATCCCGGTTTTCAGTGGGAAGATACGGTTGTGGTGGAAGAGGATGAAGAAGACGATATCAACCTTTACTTACCTGAATCGGGAGTTTTAGTAACTCGTAAAGCTTATAATGAAAGGAAAGAGAAGTTTGAATATCTTGTAAATGTGGAAATGCCGGAAAACTCTCGTGATATAGGGGAAGCCCAGGAAAAAGGTGACCTTAGAGAGAACGCTGAATATAAGGCTGCCATGGAAAGACAGGTTCAACTTCGTGCTGAGCTTACTAAACTGGAAGCGGAGCTGAAAAGTGCTAAGATTATTGACCTTTCTGATGTTAAAACCAGCCGGATTCATATCGGTTGCCGTGTAAAACTTAAGAATTCGGAAACCCAGGAAGAATTAAATTATGCCATTCTTGGACCCTGGGATACAGATACAGAAAAAAGTATTATCAGTTATCAATCTCCTCTCGGTATGGCTCTTCTTGGAAAAAAACAGGGAGATAGTGCCATTGTAGATTTTGATGGTTCTAAAACAGAGTTTCTTATCCTCGAGATTTCTCGTTACACCAATTAA
- a CDS encoding endoflagellar filament sheath protein, protein MKQIRKTSLVLSASLLAIGLILGTVSAKSNALGTAIGSDLSSAEIKAITVESWDCVKEAEYGWQVFTDKDSAIPPTYEKDNNFKYDPKLAPSSQALREVKLIDKVKPQDLKYIDVEKNKVLGVKFQFTYPGYNEVTVRPPRTKQYEVERIRSYITDNDLSRDDYKKDQEKRQPKNAVFTIYGIELPGVARALSVWVLGRGNEYELEGWLEDWKGDNHIVKFGSLDFVGWRPLTAQIPSSIPQDINSFPQTKTLVFKQFKIRSTPRTSGEMVYLFMDELKVLTDVFEVHFDGADVNFDDEDKAKKEQLKKILDRVGCNGDGGASGGTSGNTSNTN, encoded by the coding sequence ATGAAACAAATACGAAAGACAAGTCTTGTGCTTTCGGCATCATTACTCGCTATTGGCCTTATCCTGGGAACTGTATCTGCAAAAAGTAATGCTCTGGGAACTGCTATTGGGAGTGATTTGAGCAGTGCTGAAATAAAAGCTATTACTGTTGAATCCTGGGATTGTGTAAAGGAAGCTGAATACGGCTGGCAGGTTTTCACTGACAAAGACAGTGCAATTCCTCCTACTTATGAGAAAGATAACAATTTCAAGTATGATCCAAAATTAGCTCCTTCTTCTCAGGCATTGAGAGAAGTTAAACTCATCGATAAGGTTAAACCTCAGGATCTCAAATATATCGATGTAGAGAAAAACAAGGTTTTGGGAGTAAAATTCCAATTTACCTATCCTGGGTACAATGAAGTAACGGTTCGTCCGCCCAGAACAAAACAATACGAAGTTGAAAGAATCAGAAGTTACATTACTGATAATGATCTGAGTCGTGATGACTACAAAAAGGATCAGGAAAAAAGACAGCCTAAAAATGCCGTTTTCACCATTTACGGAATTGAACTTCCCGGTGTAGCGAGAGCATTATCGGTTTGGGTTCTCGGAAGAGGAAACGAATACGAGTTGGAAGGTTGGTTAGAAGATTGGAAAGGAGATAACCATATTGTTAAATTTGGTTCCCTGGATTTTGTAGGCTGGAGACCTTTGACTGCTCAAATTCCATCCAGCATTCCTCAGGATATTAATTCTTTTCCTCAGACAAAAACTCTGGTTTTTAAACAATTTAAAATTCGTTCTACGCCCAGAACTTCCGGCGAAATGGTTTATCTCTTCATGGATGAATTGAAAGTTTTAACTGATGTATTTGAAGTTCATTTTGATGGTGCAGATGTAAACTTTGATGATGAAGACAAAGCTAAAAAAGAGCAATTAAAGAAAATTTTAGACAGAGTAGGTTGTAATGGCGACGGTGGAGCTTCCGGCGGTACTTCCGGTAACACCAGCAATACAAACTAA
- a CDS encoding endoflagellar filament sheath protein, translating to MNFKKFIAMVSLLLLSIAAVYAEEPAGAGASGSSTGASSGGDSGKKDPLERVILEDFEEAEDWRAKSTTPLGETKLVKMVQRGLIKDVFDERSVPMVKGDNGLKPASDGQEELMNKNHILGVKTYFANRGFDRVEVSPPHEYIIKGKARQVSVWVLGRNYNHTLYAKLKDYKGKLHSVRLGKLDFFGWRKLTASVPGFIPQSSRFSLQDKNLRFVSLYVTSDTHEVGGDFYFYLDNLEVRTDKTDMMYPGYEIKDNW from the coding sequence ATGAATTTTAAAAAGTTTATAGCGATGGTATCACTTCTGTTGCTATCAATAGCTGCCGTTTATGCAGAAGAACCTGCTGGTGCTGGCGCTTCTGGTAGCAGTACAGGGGCTTCTTCCGGCGGAGACTCCGGTAAAAAAGATCCTCTTGAAAGAGTTATTTTAGAGGATTTTGAGGAAGCAGAAGACTGGAGAGCAAAGTCGACTACACCTCTCGGAGAAACCAAGCTTGTAAAAATGGTACAAAGAGGGCTCATTAAAGATGTATTTGATGAGAGGTCTGTTCCAATGGTGAAAGGTGACAATGGTCTAAAGCCTGCATCTGATGGACAAGAGGAATTAATGAATAAAAACCACATTCTGGGTGTGAAAACTTATTTTGCTAACAGAGGTTTTGACAGAGTAGAAGTATCTCCCCCTCATGAATACATCATCAAAGGCAAAGCGAGACAGGTTTCTGTTTGGGTTCTGGGAAGAAATTATAACCATACTCTTTACGCAAAGCTGAAAGATTACAAAGGCAAGCTTCACAGCGTTAGACTGGGTAAGCTGGACTTTTTTGGCTGGAGAAAATTAACAGCTTCTGTTCCGGGTTTTATTCCACAAAGTTCAAGATTTTCTTTACAGGATAAAAATCTTCGCTTTGTTTCTCTATATGTAACCAGTGACACTCATGAAGTGGGTGGGGATTTCTATTTCTATCTGGATAATCTTGAAGTTAGAACTGATAAAACTGACATGATGTATCCTGGATATGAAATCAAGGACAACTGGTAG
- a CDS encoding DNA-binding protein — MDPEIQTEKIVTHNKTFLIDLKKNQAGFYLKVSEWSNSKKSSIFIPSEGVDRMIEILSKFKALMDENKE; from the coding sequence ATGGATCCTGAGATACAAACAGAAAAGATTGTTACCCATAACAAGACTTTTTTGATTGATTTGAAGAAAAACCAGGCGGGTTTTTATCTTAAGGTTTCTGAATGGTCAAATAGCAAGAAATCTTCTATCTTTATACCTTCAGAGGGTGTAGATAGGATGATAGAAATTTTATCAAAATTTAAAGCCTTAATGGACGAAAATAAAGAATAA
- a CDS encoding transketolase family protein yields the protein MGSLTDSTSVEEKATRDAYGDALLELGADRPDVVVLDADLSGSTKTALFAKKYPNRFFNVGVAEQNLVGHAAGLAIAGLVPFASSFAMFLSGRAWEVVRNSVVYPKLNVKLVASHGGISVGEDGASHQCIEDFAIMRVIPEMTVICPSDYTEAKQVIHKIADYRGPVYVRVGRPAIPILKREEPYQFEIGKAEVRSLGEDVCIIACGLMVQEAEKAVEILAEKGISASLLNMATIKPLDEDRILEFARKCGAVVTCEEHSVVGGLGSAVSEFLSENFPVPVIKVGMKDSFGTSGKWKELLDRFGLNAENIVKSCYTAIERKKKKEA from the coding sequence ATGGGAAGTTTAACAGACTCAACTTCAGTTGAAGAAAAAGCCACCCGTGATGCCTACGGAGATGCTCTTTTAGAGCTAGGAGCTGATAGGCCTGATGTGGTGGTGTTGGATGCGGATCTTTCCGGTTCAACCAAGACAGCACTTTTTGCAAAGAAATACCCTAACCGTTTCTTTAATGTAGGGGTGGCTGAGCAGAATTTAGTCGGTCATGCTGCCGGGCTTGCGATTGCAGGCCTGGTTCCCTTTGCCTCTTCCTTTGCCATGTTTTTATCGGGAAGGGCCTGGGAAGTGGTCCGAAATTCGGTAGTTTATCCAAAATTAAACGTGAAACTCGTGGCCTCTCACGGTGGAATTTCGGTGGGAGAAGATGGTGCTTCTCATCAGTGTATTGAAGATTTTGCCATTATGCGGGTGATTCCCGAAATGACTGTAATTTGTCCCTCGGATTACACAGAAGCCAAACAGGTAATTCATAAGATTGCTGATTATAGAGGGCCTGTGTATGTTCGAGTGGGAAGACCGGCAATTCCGATTTTAAAAAGAGAAGAACCTTATCAATTTGAAATAGGAAAAGCAGAAGTTCGTTCTCTCGGAGAAGATGTTTGTATTATCGCCTGCGGACTTATGGTTCAAGAAGCAGAAAAAGCGGTTGAAATACTGGCAGAAAAGGGGATTTCCGCTTCTCTTCTGAATATGGCTACGATTAAACCTCTGGATGAAGACAGAATCCTGGAATTTGCCAGAAAATGTGGAGCAGTAGTTACCTGTGAAGAGCACAGTGTTGTGGGAGGTTTGGGTTCTGCGGTGAGTGAGTTTTTATCTGAAAATTTTCCGGTTCCGGTGATTAAGGTAGGAATGAAAGATTCTTTTGGGACTTCCGGAAAATGGAAGGAACTGCTTGACCGTTTTGGGCTTAACGCAGAGAATATCGTAAAGAGCTGTTACACTGCAATCGAGAGAAAAAAAAAGAAAGAAGCATAA
- a CDS encoding methionine adenosyltransferase yields the protein MSLKDFIFTSESVSEGHPDKICDQISDAILDAYLEQDSSSRVACETLVTTNLVVIAGEVTSKGKVDTATLARDVIKEIGYNDINMYFDADYAVVSSHLHRQSPDISQGVTEGEGLFKEQGAGDQGLMFGFAIDETEELMPMPIYYSHELLKKLSDLRHSGQLKFLRPDSKSQVTVEYVDNKPKRIDTIVISTQHTPEVSQNKIKEAVIEECIKKIIPANLLVNTRFFINPTGKFEIGGPHGDAGLTGRKIIVDTYGGYGRHGGGAFSGKDPSKVDRSAAYMGRYIAKNIVAAGLAKKCEVQLAYAIGVAEPVSVLVDTFGTGTLSEAELSKRIRANFDLTPKGIITGLKLTEKGRKYRETAAYGHFGRRGDTFTWENTDKAEALKG from the coding sequence ATGTCTTTAAAAGACTTCATTTTTACTTCCGAGTCAGTTTCGGAAGGACACCCTGATAAAATTTGTGACCAAATCTCAGATGCTATTCTTGATGCGTATCTCGAACAGGACTCATCTTCTCGTGTGGCCTGTGAGACCCTGGTTACAACCAATCTTGTAGTCATTGCCGGAGAAGTAACCAGTAAGGGAAAAGTCGATACGGCTACTCTGGCTCGTGATGTGATTAAAGAAATCGGCTATAACGATATAAACATGTACTTTGATGCGGACTATGCAGTTGTATCTTCGCACCTGCACAGACAGAGTCCTGACATCTCTCAGGGTGTTACGGAAGGAGAGGGACTTTTTAAAGAACAGGGAGCCGGAGACCAGGGGCTTATGTTTGGTTTTGCTATCGATGAAACCGAAGAACTTATGCCTATGCCGATTTATTACTCCCATGAACTTTTAAAAAAGCTGTCCGATTTGAGACATAGCGGGCAATTAAAGTTCTTAAGACCGGACTCCAAGTCACAGGTGACGGTGGAATACGTAGATAACAAACCCAAGAGAATCGATACAATTGTAATTTCTACCCAGCATACTCCTGAAGTGAGCCAGAATAAAATCAAAGAAGCTGTCATTGAAGAATGTATTAAGAAAATTATTCCGGCGAATCTTCTGGTAAATACCCGCTTTTTTATTAATCCGACAGGAAAATTTGAAATAGGTGGACCTCATGGAGATGCAGGTTTGACCGGTCGTAAAATTATTGTAGATACCTATGGTGGATACGGAAGGCATGGGGGTGGAGCTTTTTCCGGAAAGGATCCATCTAAAGTAGACCGTTCTGCTGCTTATATGGGACGTTATATTGCAAAAAATATTGTGGCAGCAGGCCTGGCAAAGAAATGCGAAGTACAGTTAGCTTATGCGATTGGTGTAGCAGAGCCGGTTTCTGTCTTAGTAGATACTTTTGGTACAGGAACTCTTTCTGAAGCAGAGCTTTCTAAAAGAATTCGAGCCAATTTCGACCTGACTCCGAAAGGAATTATTACCGGCTTGAAACTTACCGAGAAGGGCAGGAAATACCGGGAAACCGCTGCTTACGGACACTTTGGTAGAAGGGGAGATACTTTTACCTGGGAAAATACTGATAAAGCAGAAGCCTTGAAGGGATAA
- a CDS encoding SpoIIE family protein phosphatase, whose product MKNKTFLSFYVNLSLKLELFTVFVPIPTYVYFIVILGSSGLLGSVQAIVIAGLVCGGYTVIWGIAIRYFRLKKIFDQIKLLEEGNLNEDRKRDLKLIILQYPFKESRTIIERWLAGGISGALLYFLITWEVIWSIPFTVTYGFLFTIPISYVFYGFISESEMRKLLNQYDFHSVEVEDSEAPFMGYFRRISLVLFAIVIIPTSIFGLFLIASVNNLFKVNNPGLSIGIVSFQALVAIAILTYVVGKSIKMGLSNANSVLEELGKGNFLVETSRISSDEFGKQGFLLRKVIYDLRKMYDEITDLNYNLEAKVEKRTKELSESLETISKLKFQQDGDYFLTTLLLKPLSYNRVISGKRIQIDTFTKQKKEFQFKNKTHEIGGDICIAQDIKLKNRNYTAFLNADAMGKSMQGAGGILVLGSVFQSILQRTTSYQDFSNVYPEMWLKATFKEMQKVFESFDGSMLISLTFGLVDDKSGMVFFINAEHPWTILLRDNKASFIENQMYFRKIGTTGIKGSIFISCFKMKPGDRLIMGSDGKDDLVLSNDSEKGRLINEDETLILNYIQKAEGNIQSVYNNIVEDYSLMDDFSLLSISYPHNEEDLDLKKEVQEVIKIARAYIRSGKESKAINTLESFYNLHKEEEIGKALVKLYIKTNQYNKACNLSRQFLRENESDSNLLFKISYCMKLNQHIEEAIELAERIKLREPENIRNLIHLADLYTYIKNSNKANKILRKILSLKPDNELALRIKKDIEI is encoded by the coding sequence ATGAAAAACAAGACTTTTCTCTCATTCTACGTGAATCTCAGCCTTAAATTAGAACTCTTCACGGTATTCGTTCCGATTCCCACCTATGTCTATTTTATCGTGATTTTAGGCTCCTCCGGACTTTTAGGAAGCGTTCAGGCGATCGTCATTGCCGGTTTAGTCTGCGGAGGCTACACAGTTATTTGGGGAATCGCGATTCGCTATTTCCGTTTAAAAAAGATTTTCGACCAAATAAAGCTTCTTGAGGAAGGAAATTTAAATGAAGACCGTAAGCGTGATTTGAAGCTTATAATTTTACAGTATCCTTTCAAAGAAAGCCGCACCATTATTGAACGCTGGCTCGCCGGAGGCATAAGCGGTGCCCTGCTCTATTTTCTAATTACCTGGGAAGTAATCTGGTCTATTCCTTTTACGGTTACCTACGGCTTTCTTTTCACCATCCCCATCTCTTATGTTTTCTATGGTTTTATATCCGAATCAGAGATGAGAAAACTATTAAATCAGTATGATTTTCATAGCGTAGAAGTTGAAGATTCTGAAGCTCCTTTCATGGGGTATTTCCGACGAATTTCTCTTGTACTTTTTGCTATTGTTATTATTCCCACTTCTATTTTTGGCCTATTTTTAATTGCTTCTGTAAATAATCTCTTTAAAGTAAACAATCCGGGTTTATCCATTGGTATAGTCTCTTTTCAGGCTCTTGTTGCTATTGCTATTTTAACTTATGTGGTGGGAAAGTCAATAAAAATGGGACTTTCTAATGCTAATTCAGTACTTGAGGAATTAGGAAAGGGCAACTTTTTAGTAGAAACATCACGTATTTCTTCTGATGAATTCGGCAAACAGGGTTTCCTTTTGAGAAAGGTTATTTATGATCTTCGTAAAATGTATGATGAAATAACAGACCTAAACTATAACCTCGAAGCAAAAGTAGAAAAACGAACCAAAGAACTATCAGAATCCCTCGAAACGATTTCTAAATTAAAGTTCCAGCAGGATGGAGATTACTTCCTTACCACATTACTTTTGAAACCCCTCAGTTATAATAGGGTCATTTCGGGCAAGAGAATCCAAATTGATACTTTCACCAAACAAAAAAAAGAATTTCAGTTCAAAAATAAAACCCACGAAATCGGAGGAGATATTTGTATTGCCCAGGACATCAAACTAAAAAATCGAAACTATACAGCTTTTTTAAACGCCGATGCGATGGGAAAATCTATGCAGGGGGCCGGAGGAATCTTAGTTCTGGGCTCTGTATTCCAATCTATCCTTCAAAGAACGACAAGCTATCAGGATTTTTCAAATGTATATCCGGAAATGTGGTTAAAAGCGACTTTTAAAGAAATGCAAAAGGTTTTCGAAAGCTTTGATGGCTCTATGTTAATATCTTTAACTTTTGGTCTGGTGGATGATAAAAGCGGAATGGTTTTCTTCATCAATGCTGAACATCCCTGGACAATTTTACTCAGGGATAATAAAGCAAGTTTTATTGAAAACCAGATGTATTTTCGTAAAATTGGAACTACTGGAATTAAGGGGAGTATTTTTATTTCTTGTTTTAAAATGAAACCGGGAGACCGCTTAATTATGGGTTCCGATGGAAAAGACGATCTCGTATTATCAAATGACTCAGAGAAAGGCAGACTAATTAACGAAGATGAAACATTAATTCTTAACTATATTCAAAAAGCCGAAGGTAATATACAATCGGTCTACAATAATATCGTAGAAGATTATAGTCTTATGGATGACTTTTCTTTATTATCCATTTCTTATCCTCATAATGAGGAAGATTTGGATTTAAAGAAAGAGGTTCAGGAAGTAATAAAAATCGCCAGGGCTTATATCCGATCCGGAAAAGAATCAAAAGCTATTAATACTTTAGAATCTTTTTATAATCTACATAAGGAAGAGGAAATTGGTAAGGCCCTGGTAAAACTTTATATAAAAACAAATCAATATAATAAAGCCTGTAATTTAAGCAGACAGTTTTTAAGAGAAAATGAAAGTGATTCTAATCTCTTATTTAAAATATCCTATTGTATGAAGTTAAACCAACATATTGAAGAGGCTATTGAGCTTGCAGAAAGAATAAAACTACGAGAACCGGAGAATATTCGCAATCTAATCCATCTTGCAGACTTATACACTTATATAAAAAATTCAAATAAAGCCAATAAAATTTTAAGGAAAATCCTGAGCTTAAAACCGGACAATGAATTGGCCTTAAGAATAAAAAAAGATATTGAGATTTAG
- a CDS encoding Rpn family recombination-promoting nuclease/putative transposase has product MLSNRIRPGKKYSDLKPVYSVSFLNFKLLETENYHSIFRVLETSGREIALTKDLEIHILELKKFLNTSGTQESNLEDWIYLIQKAEKLKEEDVKKLKIKNPVIREAVEALQDISLDRKTRNYYEMRLKTERDHEATIEYAFEEGLKKGVEQGIQEGKEQERLLAEKEIEKAQRLASIREKRAEHKKALRTAINLKKMNLSIQVISTATELPEAYLEKFFMLRSRYSAGR; this is encoded by the coding sequence TTGCTCAGCAACCGCATCCGGCCGGGAAAAAAATATTCGGACTTAAAACCGGTTTATTCCGTTTCTTTTTTGAATTTCAAGCTTCTGGAAACAGAAAACTACCATTCCATTTTCCGGGTTCTGGAAACATCAGGTAGAGAAATTGCCTTGACGAAAGACCTTGAAATCCACATTTTAGAACTAAAGAAATTCCTGAATACATCCGGAACTCAGGAGTCTAATTTAGAAGATTGGATATATCTCATCCAAAAAGCCGAGAAATTAAAGGAAGAGGACGTGAAAAAGCTCAAAATCAAAAACCCCGTGATTCGTGAGGCTGTGGAAGCTCTTCAGGATATTTCTCTCGACAGAAAAACAAGAAATTACTACGAAATGCGCCTGAAAACAGAAAGAGACCATGAAGCCACTATCGAGTATGCTTTCGAGGAAGGACTCAAAAAAGGAGTGGAACAGGGAATTCAGGAAGGAAAAGAACAGGAGCGCCTGCTGGCAGAGAAAGAGATAGAGAAGGCACAGCGCCTTGCGAGTATTCGTGAAAAACGAGCCGAGCATAAAAAAGCCCTCAGGACTGCGATAAATTTAAAGAAAATGAATCTTTCCATTCAGGTGATTTCCACTGCTACCGAACTCCCGGAAGCCTATCTGGAAAAGTTTTTTATGCTTCGATCTCGCTATTCAGCCGGACGGTGA